The following coding sequences lie in one Spinacia oleracea cultivar Varoflay chromosome 1, BTI_SOV_V1, whole genome shotgun sequence genomic window:
- the LOC110798480 gene encoding zinc finger AN1 domain-containing stress-associated protein 12 encodes MGGTEAFPDLGQHCQHSDCHQLDFLPFSCNRCQKVFCAEHRTYRSHDCPKSDDKSRKVIVCEICSKSMEITGLSCEQETAMKEKHANSKECDPSKKKKPRCPVKRCRENLTFSNATVCRCCNTKVCLKHRLPADHECIRGNSSIVTLSGNGGLGNKFLAALVARNGKDCAKNNRGQVSPTSSSQSVKAC; translated from the exons ATGGGAGGAACAGAAGCTTTCCCAGATTTAGGACAACATTGCCAACACTCTGATTGCCATCAGCTTGATTTTCTTCCCTTCAGCTGCAATCGTTGCCAAAAG GTATTCTGTGCAGAACACAGAACATACAGGTCACATGATTGCCCGAAATCGGATGACAAAAGCAGGAAGGTGATTGTCTGTGAAATATGCTCAAAATCAATGGAAATCACCGGCTTATCTTGCGAACAGGAGACCGCAATGAAAGAGAAACATGCTAACTCGAAAGAGTGTGACCCATCAAAGAAGAAGAAGCCGCGATGCCCAGTAAAACGTTGCAGGGAGAACTTGACCTTTTCCAATGCCACAGTTTGCAGATGCTGCAATACTAAGGTCTGCCTCAAACACAGGCTCCCTGCAGATCATGAATGCATTAGAGGGAATTCGTCGATTGTTACACTGTCTGGTAATGGTGGTTTAGGAAACAAATTCTTGGCTGCATTGGTTGCTAGGAACGGTAAAGATTGTGCCAAGAATAATCGTGGACAGGTTTCTCCAACAAGCAGTTCACAATCAGTTAAAGCTTGTTGA
- the LOC110798476 gene encoding F-box protein At3g54460, with the protein MEVEESPIPPSHKLCGFLTTVLSSIHSESKALEFGTRLELFSQKSDIVFKSNAGVILSPIPYSGGIRFDDDCLNSTTTTPGKKTKKKKGSNVKSPKKVGNVQGNGIVSVIRQLKTLLKQKCLEIVTRVVGISIREGDSEIRVAVLVDVYLPIALELGWQFPKSATTAASVFRHLSCEWQERTLILKDGYYKDIVGGNKGLWNLADCHVLGCKQHSDISDSSKKKGFELHEIFKSLPSLSGDVKSFSSRIMLEEKVFASGIWDLTDDIVQKIISCLCPVDIVRVSATCRHLRLLSVSIMPCIKLKLFPHQQAAVEWMVQRERKVATLHHPLYLDFLTEDGFAFCINIVSGEIVTGTAPTAKDFRGGMFCDEPGLGKTITALSLILKTQGTLADPPEGAETIWCSHNGDQKYGYYECSSGSRYTGVATPSSGQKCASQSDRRSQFSPDELIPKDQFTPKRASSCGKSTSSMSSCRKRLALASSELSPLTPESTLVPCARSLSCVKKNLTCTYERTSRNPEENNTGSSKRFRISYPSPFASKRRRKDLGDKSVLYNETWIQCDACQKWRRLFDDNLADSTTAWFCSLHTDPLYKSCDAPEESWDYSQPVTYLPGFYRKETPGELPQNVEFFTTVLKENYTLLNCQTKKSLKWLAKLPYDKLLEMETVGLVRPGQVTTKEANGFNKIFQAFGFVRRVEQGVSRWFYPKTLKNLVFDSPALRIALCERLDSFRMYLSRATLIVVPSNLVDHWNSQIQKHVKPEQLRVYVWTDHKIKKPSVHNLAWDYDVVITTFSRLSAEWKPHKRSVLMQIHWMRVMLDEGHTLGSINLTNKMQMAVSLSASNRWILTGTPTPNTPSSQVSQIQPMLKFLHDEVYGESHKNWEAGILKPFEAQMEEGKLRLLQLLERCMISARKADLRCIPPCIKKTTCVDFTEEHAKTYNELVVTVRRNILMADWNDPSHVESLLNPKQWKSRTSTIRNVRLSCCVAGNIKVSLVGKDIQETMDILVQNGLDPLSAEHALVRYYLSYGGNCQRCKEWCRLPIVTPCRHLMCLDCVSLDSERCAIPGCGHSYEMESPEVRRRQENPNPKWPVPKDLIELQPSYKQDSWDPDWQSTSSSKVMYLIQRLKEIQVARNKKDCSMGEGSYAERPCDLSFTQETCCKPRIDSSEALSEKVLIFSQFLEHIHVIKQQLAIADIKFAGMHSPMNAINKKKALTTFQDDPSCMVLVMDGSAALGLDLSFVTHVFLMEPIWDRSLEEQVISRAHRMGAVRPIHVETLAMRGTIEEQMLEFLQNVDECRRLLNVDDEKTEHEGARTHKSLHDFAEKTYLVRLSMVRTKA; encoded by the exons ATGGAGGTTGAGGAATCCCCAATTCCTCCCAGTCACAAGCTATGTGGATTCCTCACAACAGTCCTATCATCAATCCATTCTGAATCGAAAGCCCTAGAATTCGGCACTCGTCTTGAACTATTCTCCCAGAAATCCGACATCGTATTTAAATCCAATGCCGGTGTCATTCTCTCTCCGATTCCATATTCTGGCGGCATTCGCTTTGATGATGATTGTTTGAATTCGACAACGACGACACCGGGGAAGAAgacgaagaagaagaaaggTAGTAATGTGAAGAGTCCGAAGAAGGTTGGGAATGTGCAAGGGAATGGAATTGTGAGTGTGATTCGTCAATTGAAGACATTGTTGAAGCAGAAGTGCTTGGAGATTGTTACCAGAGTTGTTGGAATTTCAATTCGGGAAGGAGATAGTGAAATTAGGGTTGCGGTTTTGGTTGATGTGTATCTCCCAATTGCATTGGAGTTAGGTTGGCAGTTCCCTAAGTCTGCCACTACTGCTGCGTCAGTCTTTCGCCATTTGAG TTGCGAATGGCAGGAACGGACTTTAATTCTGAAGGATGGATATTataaagatatagttggaggcAATAAGGGTTTATGGAATCTAGCTGACTGTCATGTTCTTGGGTGTAAGCAGCATTCTGATATTTCTGATTCTTCAAAGAAAAAGGGATTTGAACTTCACGAGATTTTTAAGAGCTTGCCTAGCTTGTCTGGAGATGTGAAGTCTTTTTCTTCAAGAATAATGCTGGAGGAAAAGGTTTTTGCATCTGGCATTTGGGATTTAACAGATGATATTGTGCAAAAAATTATATCTTGTCTCTGTCCGGTAGATATTGTAAGGGTTTCTGCTACATGTCGTCATCTGAGGCTCTTGTCTGTATCGATTATGCCATGTATAAAGCTCAAGCTTTTTCCACATCAGCAAGCTGCCGTTGAGTGGATGGTGCAACGAGAGAGGAAAGTTGCTACTTTACATCATCCGCTGTATTTAGACTTCTTGACTGAAGATGGATTTGCTTTCTGCATTAATATTGTATCTGGTGAAATAGTCACGGGAACAGCTCCAACAGCCAAGGATTTCCGCGGTGGAATGTTTTGTGATGAACCTGGACTTGGTAAAACTattacagctctttcacttATTCTGAAGACCCAAGGAACACTGGCTGACCCACCAGAAGGTGCGGAAACAATTTGGTGCTCACATAATGGTGATCAGAAATATGGCTATTATGAGTGCAGTAGTGGCAGTAGATACACTGGTGTGGCTACCCCATCCTCAGGACAAAAATGTGCGAGTCAGAGTGATAGAAGGTCCCAGTTTTCTCCCGATGAGCTGATTCCAAAGGATCAATTTACACCAAAGAGGGCCAGTTCTTGTGGGAAGAGTACGTCATCCATGTCTTCTTGTCGGAAAAGACTAGCTTTAGCATCATCTGAACTTTCTCCCCTGACGCCTGAATCTACTTTAGTTCCCTGCGCCAGGAGCTTGAGTTGTGTTAAGAAAAATCTTACGTGTACATATGAAAGAACTTCCAGAAATCCTGAAGAAAATAATACAGGTTCAAGCAAACGATTTAGAATTTCATATCCATCTCCATTTGCTAGCAAGAGGCGGAGGAAGGATTTGGGAGATAAGTCTGTGTTATATAATGAAACTTGGATTCAGTGTGATGCTTGTCAGAAATGGCGTAGGCTTTTTGATGACAATTTAGCTGATTCAACAACTGCTTGGTTTTGTAGTTTGCACACTGACCCCTTGTACAAGAGTTGTGATGCTCCTGAAGAGTCATGGGATTACAGCCAACCTGTTACTTATTTACCTGGATTTTACAGAAAAGAAACTCCCGGAGAACTGCCTCAAAATGTGGAATTTTTCACTACTGTGCTAAAGGAGAATTATACTTTACTCAACTGTCAGACCAAGAAATCTTTAAAATGGCTTGCTAAACTTCCATATGACAAACTCTTGGAAATGGAGACAGTTGGATTGGTTCGTCCTGGTCAGGTGACTACGAAAGAGGCTAATGGATTCAATAAAATATTTCAAGCATTTGGCTTTGTGAGGAGGGTGGAGCAGGGTGTTAGTCggtggttttatccaaaaaccctaaaaaatctGGTCTTCGATTCACCTGCTCTCCGAATTGCTCTTTGCGAGCGGTTAGACTCATTCAGGATGTACTTGTCACGGGCAACTCTCATCGTCGTTCCATCAAATTTGGTTGATCACTGGAATTCACAGATCCAGAAGCATGTGAAACCTGAGCAATTGCGGGTTTATGTCTGGACGGATCATAAGATAAAGAAGCCTTCTGTTCACAACCTTGCATGGGATTATGATGTTGTCATAACAACCTTTAGTCGGCTCAGTGCTGAGTGGAAACCTCACAAGAGAAGCGTCTTGATGCAAATTCACTGGATGAGGGTCATGCTAGATGAGGGACACACTCTGGGAAGCATAAACCTGACCAATAAAATGCAGATGGCAGTTTCACTGAGTGCTTCAAATCGTTGGATTTTAACAGGAACTCCTACTCCAAATACTCCTAGTAGTCAGGTTTCTCAGATTCAACCTATGTTGAAATTTCTTCATGATGAAGTATATGGAGAAAGTCACAAGAACTGGGAAGCTGGTATCCTGAAGCCTTTTGAAGCACAGATGGAGGAGGGTAAATTGCGTTTATTGCAATTACTAGAGAGGTGCATGATTAGTGCTAGGAAAGCTGACTTACGTTGCATTCCTCCCTGTATCAAGAAAACAACCTGTGTTGATTTTACAGAGGAACATGCAAAAACGTATAACGAACTCGTCGTTACAGTTCGGCGTAACATTTTGATGGCTGATTGGAATGATCCTTCTCATGTAGAAAGTTTGCTGAACCCAAAGCAATGGAAATCCAGGACCAGCACTATCAGAAATGTCAGGCTTTCTTGTTGTGTGGCTGGAAATATTAAAGTATCACTTGTTGGTAAGGATATTCAAGAAACGATGGATATCTTAGTCCAAAATGGTTTGGATCCTCTTTCGGCGGAGCATGCTCTTGTAAGATACTATCTTTCGTATGGTGGTAACTGCCAGAG ATGTAAAGAATGGTGCCGTCTACCTATTGTTACACCATGTAGGCATCTCATGTGCCTTGATTGTGTTTCTTTAGATAGTGAAAGATGTGCTATTCCTGGTTGCGGTCATTCATATGAGATGGAGAGTCCTGAAGTACGGAGAAGACAAGAAAACCCAAATCCTAAGTGGCCTGTCCCAAAAGATCTCATTGAGCTACAACCATCATATAAGCAG GATAGTTGGGATCCAGACTGGCAATCAACTTCCAGTAGTAAAGTCATGTATCTTATTCAGAGGCTTAAAGAAATTCAGGTTGCTAGAAATAAAAAAGATTGCTCAATGGGCGAGGGAAGTTATGCGGAAAGACCTTGTGATCTCAGTTTTACTCAAGAGACATGTTGCAAGCCAAGGATTGATTCTTCCGAGGCCCTTTCTGAGAAAGTTCTCATATTTTCTCAGTTTCTTGAGCACATACATGTCATTAAACAACAG CTGGCTATCGCTGATATCAAATTTGCTGGAATGCATAGCCCAATGAATGCCATTAACAAG AAAAAGGCGCTCACCACCTTTCAAGATGATCCAAGCTGTATGGTGCTTGTGATGGATGGAAGTGCTGCACTAGGTTTAGATTTGAGCTTTGTTACCCACGTGTTTCTAATGGAGCCAATTTGGGATCGGAG TTTGGAGGAACAAGTGATTAGTCGTGCTCATCGTATGGGTGCAGTGCGTCCCATTCATGTTGAGACCTTAGCGATGCGTGGTACTATTGAAGAGCAAATGCTGGAGTTCTTGCAG AATGTTGATGAATGTAGAAGGTTGTTGAATGTAGATGATGAGAAAACTGAACATGAAGGAGCTCGGACGCACAAATCGTTACATGATTTTGCTGAGAAAACTTATTTGGTTCGCCTGAGCATGGTGCGAACAAAGGCATAA
- the LOC110798477 gene encoding omega-amidase, chloroplastic isoform X3 — protein sequence MNKHSHRLMDTTTASRTNISVSPISREMWLCPYSHEYFEKCGEELNTEESSATYHMLSEISSIHQITIVGGSIPERRNGQMYNTCCVFGPDGKLKAKHSKLHLFDYYEASGDVSFRESDSFTAGDTPTIVHTDVGCIGIGICHDIRFPELGMLYRAKGADLIIYPAAFNMSTGMALWELETKARAIDNQMFVAVCSPSRDSAGSYTIWGHSMLVGPSGEVKAKAEHGEEIVFAEINYAENQLQRELFPLRRQRKEGIYKFLDTEQSKANFSP from the exons GAAATGTGGCTGTGCCCTTATTCACACGAATACTTCGAAAAATGTGGTGAGGAACTTAATACAGAGGAATCATCAGCAACTTATCACATGTTGTCGGAAATTTCTAGTATTCATCAGATTACCATAGTTGGAGGGTCAATTCCAGAGAGGAGAAATGGTCAGATGTATAACACTTGCTGTGTGTTTGGACCTGATGGTAAACTCAAAGCTAAGCATAGCAAA TTGCATTTGTTTGACTACTACGAAGCATCTGGAGATGTTTCGTTTAGGGAGTCAGACTCCTTCACTGCCGGAGACACACCTACAATCGTACACACTG ATGTAGGCTGCATTGGCATTGGTATCTGTCATGACATACGCTTCCCAGAGCTTGGCATGCTATACAGAGCAAAAG GGGCTGACCTGATTATATATCCTGCTGCATTCAATATGAGCACCGGAATGGCACTCTGGGAACTGGAAACAAAAGCAAG GGCCATTGATAACCAG ATGTTTGTTGCTGTTTGTTCACCAAGCCGGGATTCTGCTGGATCTTATACGATTTGGGGTCATTCCATGCTAGTTGGTCCT AGTGGTGAAGTCAAAGCTAAGGCAGAACATGGAGAGGAGATTGTGTTTGCTGAGATTAACTATGCTGAAAATCAGCTTCAGAG AGAACTCTTCCCTCTTCGGAGACAACGGAAGGAAGGGATTTACAAATTTCTCGATACAGAACAGTCGAAGGCAAATTTCAGTCCCTAA